In one window of Branchiostoma floridae strain S238N-H82 chromosome 14, Bfl_VNyyK, whole genome shotgun sequence DNA:
- the LOC118430923 gene encoding F-box/WD repeat-containing protein 7-like yields MTSTRQLVTGGLLYDLFSDWSEKDRLVISGSTDCSIRLWSIGRGCDFRSIYTYSSVQSLCYSEEEGLIISGSDGGKIQVWDSESRSNVQSIRGHNTSVTCLQVEGTHVVSVCEEGIVKVWEIRDQNLHVVYVNESVKLDPPGPLKARPILSLAYANNKIYYGDDGTNIKVLDWKSGTMQKLPNHLRGFGSTDSMVAVEGTLLVSSGYDLDTGIGYLNVRSLPSGEYLASLCDDEAGRLTCVAHTKVTNRHRFVTGGSELLVWDQALPTEREVIAAHYEETFAGPVEHSEDESDEEEDGREDIEMGRRRRHSSAQLAQDAAWCTVM; encoded by the exons ATGACCTCTACCAGACAGTTGGTTACTGGAG gTCTCCTTTATGATCtgttttctgattggtcagagaaaGACAGGCTAGTAATCAGTGGTTCAACAGACTGCTCCATCCGACTGTGGTCCATCGGACGAG GTTGTGACTTCAGGTCCATCTACACCTACAGCTCTGTCCAAAGTCTTTGCTACTCTGAGGAGGAAGGACTCATCATCTCAGGGTCAG ATGGAGGGAAGATTCAGGTCTGGGACTCGGAGAGCAGAAGTAACGTTCAGTCCATCCGGGGGCACAACACATCTGTCACCTGTCTACAG GTGGAGGGAACCCACGTGGTGAGTGTGTGCGAGGAAGGCATCGTGAAG GTTTGGGAGATCCGCGACCAGAACCTGCATGTGGTCTACGTGAACGAGAGTGTGAAACTCGACCCCCCGGGCCCGCTGAAGGCGAGACCCATCCTCTCGCTCGCGTACGCCAACAACAAGATTTACTACGGAGACGACGGAACCAACATTAAAGTCCTGGACTGGAAGTCTG GAACAATGCAGAAGCTGCCGAACCACCTTCGAGGGTTCGGCTCCACAGACAGCATGGTCGCTGTGGAGGGGACACTGCTGGTCAGCTCGGGGTACGACCTGGACACCGGCATTGGATATCTCAATG TGCGCAGCCTGCCCAGTGGCGAGTACCTGGCTTCCCTGTGTGATGACGAGGCGGGGAGATTGACCTGTGTGGCGCACACGAAAGTCACCAACCGGCATCGCTTCGTCACCGGAGGGAGCGAACTGTTGGTCTGGGACCAGGCACTTCCAACTGAGAG AGAGGTGATTGCTGCACACTACGAGGAGACGTTTGCGGGGCCGGTCGAACACTCCGAGGACGAGAGCGACGAGGAAGAGGATGGAAGGGAGGACATCGAGATGGGGCGACGGAGGCGGCACAGCAGCGCGCAACTCGCACAGGACGCAGCCTGGTGCACGGTCATGTGA
- the LOC118430924 gene encoding uncharacterized protein LOC118430924: protein MSTVRPEESQAVLFTSESRSSTTETIQAEVSLEMKRQLEETQNGDVQTESEAAGDADLEGTADSTTQPAKTLKVAPAGAEGETPTAGPSTPTEPAAPAQKPGKTAAKGTT from the exons ATGTCTACT GTGCGACCCGAGGAGTCTCAGGCCGTGCTGTTCACCTCGGAGAGCAGGTCGTCAACTACAGAAACCATCCAGGCAGAGGTCTCCCTGGAGATGAAGAGACAACTGGAGGAGACTCAGAACGGAGACGTGCAG ACTGAGAGCGAGGCTGCAGGTGATGCTGACCTTGAGGGGACAGCAGACAGCACAACCCAGCCTGCCAAAACACTGAAGGTCGCCCCTGCCGGCGCAGAGGGGGAAACCCCGACAGCAGGACCATCCACCCCCACAGAGCCAGCAGCACCCGCACAGAAACCTGGGAAAACAGCAGCAAAAGGTACAACGTAA